In Acidobacteriota bacterium, one genomic interval encodes:
- a CDS encoding outer membrane beta-barrel domain-containing protein, protein MRKNILFIPLLIFLAGTFAFAEQKEMSFDVSPFWGWEKWDSKFSTNEDMIGGLRFAWNITKNIGLEAHYDLAESNMYPVNYSVGGDKYKEEIDYTLATYGVNFLWNFETEIEKWVPYVTVGVGMANVEGDWSLSINGTKSDALSDDDSGFMYDYGVGVKKFFNDWIAFRFDLRGLTYKVWDSADAVLYQWDGNTRNLQASIGVTIQFGVK, encoded by the coding sequence ATGAGAAAAAACATTCTATTCATTCCGCTTTTAATTTTCCTGGCCGGAACATTTGCCTTTGCCGAGCAGAAAGAAATGAGCTTTGATGTGAGTCCCTTCTGGGGCTGGGAGAAGTGGGATTCCAAATTCAGCACCAATGAGGATATGATCGGGGGGCTGAGATTTGCTTGGAACATCACAAAGAACATCGGATTGGAAGCTCATTACGATCTTGCAGAAAGCAACATGTATCCTGTCAACTATAGCGTCGGGGGAGATAAGTACAAAGAGGAAATCGATTACACCCTAGCGACCTATGGAGTGAACTTTCTCTGGAATTTTGAAACAGAAATCGAGAAATGGGTTCCCTATGTCACTGTTGGAGTCGGCATGGCAAACGTCGAGGGTGATTGGAGCCTCTCGATAAATGGCACGAAAAGTGATGCATTATCCGATGACGATTCGGGCTTCATGTACGATTATGGAGTTGGTGTGAAGAAGTTCTTCAACGACTGGATTGCTTTTCGGTTCGATCTGAGAGGGTTGACCTACAAGGTATGGGATAGTGCTGATGCCGTTCTATATCAGTGGGATGGAAACACGAGGAACCTCCAGGCCTCCATTGGAGTGACCATCCAGTTCGGTGTAAAGTAA
- a CDS encoding alkaline phosphatase family protein, with amino-acid sequence MSIKKKFLIFGAIAVVLLFAIIDSIFFIPSGQTGNVYSRLTRSHPSSTYGEGLHFKIPFFHGVRKVPAETVDTQAIIEHGLIPPTALSDLEIYKQVEEKRKDTKLRLFLIGWDAADWFIIDPMLEKGKLPNLNALIKNGFRANLKSTQPMLSPLLWTTIATGKMPDKHGINDFLVIDTASGRKVPISSAFRKSKALWNIFSDFNLRNAFVAWWATWPAEIIDGYMVTERLSYSLFNIKKEELSRPGLVYPPSYLGEIKGFLIGEGDVTFHDIGRFLHMDEGEFQSIMSSSGTDEQAEFKTQLQHLTKIYSKTMNYHRIALDLLEREPFKFFSVYYEAIDEVGHRFQHYMEPKMEMVARESFEKFKDVVPEYYRFQDELLGEILTKADKDTVIMILSDHGFKSGTGRPRDEPPFVEGKPGLWHRMYGIFVLSGPNVRRGQADVVDIYDVAPTVLYILGLPQAEDMEGRIVKQAFEDSFLASHAPARVKTYESASFKPQAVEGVDSAMGSDDEFIANLKALGYIAAGDVEEASQSRPPGQSTASRKSSGVKEEGFEKSETYHVNLAGTYLKNKEYQKAEEEIQKAIKKNPRYTPAYTLLANIYRESKREDEAIKVYEKIYSDSRGEREGILITLMDLYLKKRKMDEAAGFASRVRDEFAEKSVSFTCEAMLEEEMNSIQEASALYLRALSIDPTFVEAMVRLYGILHKHGDITQLESLLRKGLSMNENLGLYHNWLGAVLIKKQAYNEAYQELLLARKMVPEAAAPLVNMGILHSKRDQPDEAIRILKEALSKEPEYPEAWLELGINYGKKKKFQEAFDAFEKSRRFGGSEDLITFAEIVTHVQKGDYRTAISRGEESLKRNPNQPKLRSFLNEIKE; translated from the coding sequence ATGTCCATAAAAAAGAAATTCCTTATCTTCGGCGCAATCGCCGTCGTGCTACTCTTTGCGATAATCGATTCCATCTTCTTCATCCCATCCGGGCAAACAGGTAATGTCTATTCAAGACTGACCCGGTCGCATCCTTCCTCGACCTACGGAGAAGGACTGCATTTCAAGATCCCCTTTTTTCATGGAGTAAGAAAAGTCCCGGCGGAGACCGTGGATACACAGGCAATCATAGAACATGGTTTAATCCCTCCCACAGCTCTCTCAGACCTGGAGATTTACAAGCAAGTGGAGGAGAAAAGAAAGGATACGAAACTGCGCCTTTTCCTCATTGGCTGGGATGCGGCGGACTGGTTCATCATCGATCCGATGCTGGAGAAGGGCAAGCTCCCCAATCTGAATGCTCTCATCAAGAACGGTTTCCGCGCGAATCTGAAATCTACGCAGCCGATGCTTTCTCCGCTTCTCTGGACGACGATAGCCACGGGAAAGATGCCCGACAAGCATGGCATAAACGACTTTCTCGTCATCGACACCGCATCTGGCCGGAAGGTCCCAATATCGAGCGCTTTCAGAAAATCGAAAGCGCTCTGGAACATCTTCTCGGATTTCAATCTAAGGAACGCCTTTGTGGCCTGGTGGGCCACCTGGCCTGCGGAGATCATTGATGGTTACATGGTCACGGAGAGGCTCTCCTACTCCCTTTTTAACATTAAGAAAGAGGAGCTTTCAAGGCCGGGGCTTGTCTATCCCCCGAGTTATCTCGGTGAGATCAAGGGATTTCTCATCGGCGAGGGCGATGTCACATTCCACGATATCGGAAGATTCCTCCACATGGACGAGGGCGAATTTCAGAGCATCATGAGCTCTTCAGGTACTGACGAGCAGGCGGAGTTCAAGACGCAGCTACAGCACCTCACCAAGATCTATTCCAAGACTATGAACTATCACAGGATCGCTCTCGACCTTCTGGAGCGCGAGCCTTTCAAATTCTTCTCCGTGTACTACGAGGCGATCGATGAGGTGGGGCACAGGTTCCAGCATTACATGGAACCGAAGATGGAGATGGTCGCGCGAGAATCTTTCGAAAAGTTCAAGGATGTCGTTCCGGAATATTACAGGTTCCAGGATGAACTCCTCGGCGAGATTCTCACAAAGGCAGATAAAGATACGGTCATCATGATCCTCTCTGATCATGGCTTCAAGTCAGGAACGGGAAGGCCTAGAGATGAACCTCCCTTCGTGGAAGGCAAGCCGGGCCTATGGCACAGGATGTACGGCATTTTCGTCCTAAGCGGACCAAACGTGAGAAGAGGACAGGCCGACGTGGTCGATATATACGATGTCGCCCCTACGGTGCTTTACATTCTCGGGCTACCGCAGGCAGAAGACATGGAAGGAAGGATAGTCAAACAAGCTTTCGAGGATTCTTTCCTGGCCAGCCATGCGCCGGCAAGAGTGAAAACATACGAGAGCGCATCTTTCAAGCCTCAAGCGGTGGAAGGGGTCGATTCAGCGATGGGATCGGACGATGAATTCATTGCCAATCTGAAAGCGCTCGGATACATCGCCGCTGGCGATGTCGAAGAAGCTTCACAATCCAGGCCGCCAGGACAATCAACCGCATCAAGAAAGAGTTCAGGGGTAAAAGAGGAGGGATTTGAAAAGAGTGAGACCTATCATGTCAATCTTGCCGGCACCTATCTGAAAAATAAGGAATACCAGAAAGCGGAAGAAGAGATTCAGAAAGCCATCAAGAAGAATCCCAGATATACTCCTGCTTACACTCTTCTGGCGAACATATACAGGGAGTCGAAGAGAGAGGACGAAGCAATCAAGGTCTATGAAAAAATCTACAGCGACTCCAGGGGCGAGCGTGAAGGCATACTCATCACTTTGATGGATCTCTATTTGAAGAAGCGGAAAATGGATGAGGCGGCCGGTTTCGCATCGAGAGTGCGCGATGAGTTCGCAGAGAAGTCTGTCTCATTCACCTGCGAGGCGATGCTGGAAGAAGAGATGAATAGTATCCAGGAAGCTTCCGCTCTTTATCTCAGGGCGCTTTCCATCGACCCAACCTTTGTCGAAGCGATGGTGAGGCTTTACGGAATCCTTCACAAGCATGGCGACATCACGCAACTGGAGAGTCTGCTGCGAAAGGGACTATCAATGAATGAGAATCTAGGTCTCTATCACAACTGGCTGGGAGCCGTCCTCATAAAGAAACAGGCTTACAATGAAGCCTATCAGGAGCTGCTTCTAGCAAGAAAGATGGTTCCTGAAGCGGCGGCTCCTCTCGTCAATATGGGGATTCTCCATTCCAAGCGAGACCAGCCGGATGAAGCCATAAGGATTCTGAAAGAAGCCCTTTCCAAAGAGCCTGAGTATCCGGAGGCCTGGCTCGAGCTGGGAATCAATTATGGAAAGAAGAAGAAGTTCCAGGAAGCGTTCGATGCTTTTGAGAAATCGAGGAGGTTTGGAGGCAGTGAAGATCTCATAACATTCGCCGAGATCGTGACTCATGTGCAGAAGGGGGATTATAGGACAGCCATTTCCAGAGGGGAAGAATCATTGAAGCGAAATCCGAACCAGCCCAAGCTCCGGAGCTTCCTGAACGAGATAAAGGAATAA
- a CDS encoding tetratricopeptide repeat protein → MKDSRIFWRIPFLTSSERINLNQYAEAKHIAVTSREGVRGAVDVRTSAALRSGFIEGFLSRQPGPGASGQEMIIQAISAAVRDSFLECPVVDYLSSGSEQDFQKLLYPALFKILDAQGISIKSISLSNVDFSADRKRIEEISRLKKLIKKKKVLLIGIDGADFDIMNSLIGMGKLKNISILASSAAFGEIETIKPIISPIIWTSIATGMPPLRHGILDFLSLDPESGKKVPVHSSNRKAPALWTIFNALGLKSGVVGWWVTTPAERIDGYMVSDSLVSALFGSAGREASGTVIPQDEESAVKGMLRDFRSVTYDEVKRFIHITEEDYIKVMSGPGEGKFRVPVKGLASIIASTNSIHRINLYLYDKYRPDFNAVYYEGVDLVSHLFMAYAPPRRDHIQKDDFERYRDAVERFYEYMDLLIGDYIKRMDSETFMIIVSDHGFKKGDDRPYEISSVYTDTASFWHSDKAMMLISGGEEGTSGREAIGGTNKKHGALLGSVYDVAPTILSIFGLPEGSGMGVSLVRHERGEAVVDYDDLVQPLVEPASQEKVDEEFIASLKALGYISDGASSRKGMAPQPTHASRSESDAGDTRTAAYYNNQGIVLKNEGKIEDAIKSFHKALEIDPRSHTALYNLSSLHFSKKEYDKAEEYFFQAAAIMSAQEREMEIVRFAVVLEEKGQRERSKNVLKKGMEGMPDSYLLNVNLGTVLAREGRYQEASISFSRALSLKPESTIALNNLALCEYNLGNVQKAIEFWERSLRIDPQQQEIRRNLKGIKNDETID, encoded by the coding sequence TTGAAGGATTCGAGAATCTTCTGGCGGATTCCTTTCCTGACATCCAGCGAGAGGATAAATCTCAATCAGTATGCCGAGGCGAAGCATATTGCCGTCACGTCGCGGGAAGGAGTTCGCGGGGCCGTAGATGTCAGGACATCGGCCGCTTTAAGATCAGGGTTTATTGAGGGGTTTCTATCGCGTCAGCCTGGACCCGGAGCTTCCGGACAGGAGATGATCATTCAGGCCATATCTGCTGCCGTCCGTGATTCGTTTCTGGAATGTCCTGTCGTCGATTATCTGTCCTCAGGAAGTGAGCAGGATTTTCAGAAATTGCTCTATCCTGCACTGTTCAAGATCCTGGATGCACAGGGGATCTCGATAAAAAGCATCTCCCTCTCAAACGTCGATTTCTCCGCTGATCGGAAGAGGATAGAAGAGATCTCGAGACTTAAGAAGCTCATCAAGAAGAAAAAGGTTCTCTTGATCGGGATCGATGGAGCCGATTTCGATATCATGAATTCCCTCATCGGAATGGGAAAGCTTAAAAACATTTCGATTCTTGCAAGTAGTGCCGCTTTTGGCGAGATCGAGACCATCAAACCGATAATCTCCCCCATCATCTGGACGTCGATAGCGACAGGAATGCCTCCCCTCAGACATGGCATACTCGATTTTCTCTCCCTCGACCCTGAATCGGGCAAGAAAGTCCCCGTGCACAGCTCCAACAGGAAAGCACCGGCACTGTGGACGATCTTCAATGCTCTCGGCTTGAAATCAGGCGTCGTGGGGTGGTGGGTGACGACCCCTGCCGAGAGGATCGATGGATACATGGTCTCCGATAGTCTGGTCTCGGCGCTGTTTGGCTCAGCGGGCAGAGAAGCCAGCGGCACGGTCATTCCGCAAGATGAAGAATCTGCTGTAAAGGGCATGCTTCGAGACTTTCGTTCCGTGACTTATGATGAAGTTAAGAGATTTATTCATATTACTGAAGAAGACTATATCAAGGTGATGTCCGGACCCGGAGAAGGAAAATTCAGGGTCCCGGTTAAGGGATTGGCCAGCATCATCGCATCCACCAATTCCATTCACAGGATCAATCTATACCTTTACGATAAATACAGACCGGACTTCAATGCGGTTTACTACGAGGGTGTGGACCTTGTCTCTCACCTCTTCATGGCATATGCTCCTCCCAGAAGAGATCATATTCAAAAGGATGATTTCGAGAGATACCGCGATGCCGTGGAAAGATTTTACGAGTATATGGATCTGCTGATCGGCGACTACATAAAGAGAATGGATTCGGAGACTTTCATGATCATCGTCTCCGATCATGGTTTCAAGAAAGGCGACGACAGACCTTACGAGATATCATCCGTTTACACGGATACGGCCTCGTTCTGGCATAGCGATAAAGCCATGATGCTCATTTCCGGAGGAGAAGAAGGGACATCGGGCAGAGAGGCAATTGGAGGAACGAATAAAAAGCATGGAGCTTTGTTGGGATCCGTCTATGATGTTGCGCCGACCATCCTGTCTATATTTGGACTTCCAGAAGGATCGGGGATGGGAGTCTCACTGGTAAGACATGAGAGAGGAGAAGCAGTTGTTGACTACGACGATCTTGTGCAGCCTCTCGTGGAACCAGCATCGCAGGAGAAGGTAGATGAAGAGTTCATCGCCTCCCTGAAGGCCCTCGGGTACATATCGGATGGTGCCTCCTCCAGGAAGGGAATGGCTCCTCAACCCACGCATGCCAGTCGCTCAGAAAGCGATGCCGGGGATACAAGAACGGCCGCTTATTACAATAATCAAGGAATCGTCCTGAAAAATGAGGGGAAGATCGAAGATGCCATCAAATCTTTTCATAAAGCCCTTGAAATCGACCCCCGATCCCATACGGCTCTGTACAATCTGAGCAGCCTTCACTTTTCAAAGAAGGAGTACGATAAGGCAGAAGAGTATTTCTTTCAGGCTGCCGCCATCATGTCTGCCCAGGAAAGAGAGATGGAGATAGTTAGATTCGCCGTCGTTCTGGAGGAGAAGGGGCAACGCGAGAGAAGCAAGAATGTCCTGAAGAAGGGTATGGAGGGAATGCCCGATTCCTATCTGCTGAACGTAAACCTCGGCACTGTTCTTGCCAGAGAGGGTCGGTATCAAGAAGCAAGCATATCTTTCTCAAGAGCTCTGTCTCTCAAGCCGGAATCGACGATCGCCTTGAACAATCTGGCCCTCTGTGAATATAATCTTGGAAACGTCCAGAAGGCGATCGAATTCTGGGAGAGATCCTTGCGGATTGACCCTCAGCAGCAAGAGATCAGAAGGAATTTGAAAGGAATAAAAAATGATGAAACGATCGATTAG
- a CDS encoding tetratricopeptide repeat protein — protein MMKRSIRRGTFSRIFVLVFLMSFLSVYYLYCGSVTGTLKGIVKDEEGHPLENATITMQSKVKSIVKLTRITDEKGFYSFIGLPPDLFTFSIEKQDYVKTQGEIKIRAGFSLTQNFTLQSAESWARKMEGGEKHVVNFNRANDLFKKRKYAEALPLLNEAISEKSDMWQAHFLSALIKYNMKDYPGACEGFETVLSLQPGHEGSLYYIGMTAFKAGEKKKALDYFKRYLSIRSDSFEIANRLSVIYYNDSNYTEAINYSRKAIEINPGYGESYRILGLSLVQTGDIPAAIEALKKYVELTPEGGEDVEMAKQLVEAFGSVK, from the coding sequence ATGATGAAACGATCGATTAGAAGGGGAACCTTTAGCAGGATTTTCGTCCTCGTGTTCCTCATGAGCTTTCTATCAGTCTATTATCTCTATTGCGGATCGGTAACGGGAACATTGAAGGGAATAGTGAAAGATGAAGAGGGGCATCCCCTCGAAAATGCCACAATCACGATGCAGTCAAAGGTGAAGAGCATCGTCAAGCTGACGAGAATCACCGACGAGAAAGGGTTTTATTCTTTTATAGGTCTTCCGCCGGATCTCTTCACGTTCAGCATAGAAAAGCAGGACTACGTCAAGACCCAGGGTGAGATCAAGATCAGGGCAGGGTTCAGTTTGACGCAGAATTTCACTCTTCAGAGCGCCGAATCCTGGGCTCGAAAGATGGAAGGTGGGGAAAAGCATGTCGTCAATTTCAATAGAGCCAATGATCTCTTCAAGAAAAGAAAATATGCTGAGGCTCTTCCACTCCTTAACGAGGCCATCTCCGAAAAGAGCGATATGTGGCAGGCCCATTTCCTGAGCGCCCTGATCAAGTATAATATGAAGGACTACCCGGGCGCATGCGAGGGCTTTGAAACCGTTCTTTCCCTTCAGCCTGGGCACGAAGGTTCCCTCTACTACATAGGAATGACCGCTTTCAAGGCCGGAGAGAAGAAAAAGGCTCTGGATTATTTTAAGAGATATCTTTCCATCAGGAGCGATTCTTTTGAGATTGCGAATAGGTTGAGTGTCATCTATTACAACGACAGCAACTACACCGAGGCTATTAACTATTCCAGAAAAGCCATTGAGATCAATCCGGGATACGGTGAAAGCTACAGGATCCTCGGGCTCTCCCTGGTGCAGACCGGAGACATTCCTGCTGCAATCGAGGCGTTGAAGAAGTATGTGGAACTGACTCCTGAAGGTGGCGAAGACGTTGAAATGGCAAAGCAACTGGTAGAAGCCTTCGGCTCCGTGAAATGA
- a CDS encoding tetratricopeptide repeat protein, with protein MQIKKYVSSFFLPAFFSSFLLLLFFPHSFFSASQINGATRDSKAYALSDVNVALESIDGKIVLETKTDLRGKYHFENVEDGTYHIIPSKSGFIFSSTNMVLKNSAGDEISKINKQISLEEDLPSFEIKEGCEARVILVLSEKEPAVMSEISRQLSNSINLINSQKLNEAISLLERITIVDPENVDAFYYLGYSHVAMKEPAQAMDPLTRAIELKPDKEGVHYTMGLAYSQMKENDKALEEFKKEAGISKDQGTLERCYINMGIINRDRGNAKEAIEAFENVLKINKQNLTVYSELADLYLKANDPDRSLEFIERSAKVGTKDVNMIIKVASYYANKGEWEKSEKLFLEAISMDPEIVNLYEKVGHVQEKLGKKQEAAANFSKYLELNPDAPNAAAIRKRLGELLK; from the coding sequence ATGCAAATAAAAAAATATGTCTCATCTTTTTTCTTGCCAGCTTTCTTCTCTTCTTTCTTGTTGCTCTTATTCTTCCCGCATTCTTTTTTCTCCGCCTCTCAGATAAACGGAGCCACCCGCGACTCGAAGGCTTATGCCCTGTCTGACGTCAATGTCGCTCTCGAGTCAATCGACGGTAAGATAGTTCTCGAAACAAAAACGGATCTCAGAGGCAAGTATCATTTCGAGAACGTGGAAGATGGCACCTACCACATCATCCCATCAAAGAGCGGTTTTATCTTTTCCTCCACCAACATGGTCTTGAAGAATTCGGCGGGGGATGAGATCTCTAAAATCAACAAACAGATCTCCCTGGAAGAGGACCTCCCCTCCTTTGAAATCAAAGAGGGATGTGAGGCCAGAGTTATCCTTGTCCTTTCCGAGAAAGAACCAGCGGTGATGAGCGAGATATCCAGGCAGCTCAGTAATTCTATCAACCTGATCAACAGCCAGAAGCTCAACGAGGCAATCTCCCTGCTTGAAAGAATCACGATCGTCGATCCTGAAAATGTGGATGCATTCTATTATCTCGGCTATTCCCATGTCGCGATGAAAGAGCCGGCTCAGGCGATGGATCCCCTCACGAGAGCCATCGAGCTGAAGCCGGATAAAGAAGGGGTCCACTACACCATGGGTCTCGCCTACAGCCAGATGAAGGAAAACGATAAGGCCCTGGAAGAATTCAAAAAAGAGGCTGGCATCTCGAAAGATCAGGGCACGCTCGAGAGATGCTACATAAACATGGGCATCATCAACAGGGATAGAGGAAATGCCAAAGAGGCAATAGAAGCTTTCGAAAACGTCTTAAAGATCAACAAGCAGAATCTTACGGTCTACAGCGAACTCGCGGATCTCTACCTGAAGGCAAACGATCCAGACAGATCTCTTGAGTTCATTGAAAGATCGGCAAAAGTCGGAACTAAGGATGTCAACATGATCATCAAAGTAGCCTCTTACTATGCAAACAAAGGGGAATGGGAAAAGTCGGAGAAGTTATTCCTGGAAGCCATCTCCATGGACCCGGAGATCGTCAATCTTTACGAAAAAGTCGGGCACGTTCAGGAAAAGCTCGGCAAAAAACAGGAAGCTGCCGCAAACTTCAGCAAGTATCTTGAATTGAATCCAGATGCACCCAACGCCGCGGCCATCCGGAAGAGGCTCGGTGAGCTACTAAAATGA
- a CDS encoding TonB-dependent receptor: MKKFLITIVSIFLLSFAFVPADETTGKLTVTVTDEANAALPGATVSVTSSKLPTGRAIITDADGVARFILLPPDDYDIKVQIPGYFVIEKQKVGVRLGGNTTITVVLPKGVQEQVTVYGDRPLIDVKDATIAENVDYSFMDNLPNARTFQEVMNLLPGVVAGNNPNVKGQSAYDNLYLIDGTDTTDPRTQTWGSMINFDLIDQWEVQTGAFKAEYGRATGAVANLITKSGTNEFEGTLRVEMQDTDWNSNGDPGKPAGVRSTETRPALTFGGPIWKDRLWFYLGYEKRDRYQDYQRLDWLGNATESKSNYNGRYLFGKLTWQINETNRIDWSYQEDPIDIPNAFSRYYYSYVSPQADQTQIQGGYFWNLRWHSIFSKKFSLEAFYSRYRGNIDFVPQTTTRSDGSPMPTFVHNGLYYYGGNFETYMSDRNRDDLRVALNYIEDTNLGTHNFKFGVESVQLENKVLDNYYGIGTGVSYFTYGAAPLDVDAPDFELGDMALVLTNQPGQLVTKPKYYAFYIQDDWELAPNITLNLGLRFDQQKLENNLGDTVVDFGFADQIAPRIGFSWDLKGNKIHASASRYYDLISDYVAADLNVVDPVTHTWYYYVGYPDYWYPIYYYTTGANHTVSPDLKPTYTDEFTAGYDWKITDNQVLRTNLIWAYQKRGIEDLDNVEFDVDGDGVADNLINDGNYHIDNVPGKMREYKAIMLSYMKTKGTSNWDIAANYTYSKTEGWISNSQLDSYGDTSLSVHNRYGKMPYDLTHQLKLAGSLYLPWDIRVGGIFQYQSGVPWTPVIYVRNLGPAGLRGSVYYNEPRGSRELPRNFTLDLELSKIFKLGAKTEVEFYLDILNVLDKQKPISVYSRYNATSYNAYGGNPTEITYTGSVHSSFGRYTVYQTPRQLRLGMLLKF, from the coding sequence ATGAAAAAATTTCTAATAACAATAGTTTCAATTTTCCTGTTATCATTTGCCTTTGTCCCGGCAGATGAGACGACAGGAAAACTGACGGTCACGGTTACGGATGAGGCCAATGCGGCGCTTCCGGGTGCAACCGTATCGGTTACGAGTAGCAAGTTGCCAACAGGGCGAGCAATCATCACGGATGCTGATGGAGTGGCACGCTTCATTCTGCTTCCACCCGATGACTACGATATCAAAGTCCAGATACCCGGTTACTTCGTAATTGAAAAGCAGAAGGTTGGAGTCCGCCTGGGTGGCAACACGACCATAACCGTTGTGCTTCCCAAGGGTGTCCAGGAGCAGGTCACTGTCTATGGCGATAGACCGCTCATTGACGTGAAGGATGCCACGATCGCGGAGAATGTTGATTACAGTTTCATGGACAACTTGCCAAATGCCAGGACGTTCCAGGAGGTCATGAACCTGTTGCCAGGTGTAGTTGCCGGGAATAACCCGAATGTTAAAGGGCAATCCGCTTATGACAACCTCTACCTCATCGATGGTACCGACACAACGGATCCCAGGACGCAGACATGGGGTTCCATGATCAACTTCGACCTCATCGACCAGTGGGAAGTCCAGACCGGCGCTTTCAAAGCGGAATATGGAAGAGCAACAGGTGCCGTTGCCAACCTGATCACGAAGTCGGGAACCAACGAATTCGAGGGAACGCTGAGAGTTGAAATGCAGGACACAGATTGGAACTCCAATGGAGATCCGGGTAAGCCGGCTGGAGTCCGTAGCACAGAAACAAGGCCAGCTTTGACTTTCGGCGGGCCCATCTGGAAAGACCGCCTCTGGTTCTACCTGGGCTATGAGAAGAGGGACAGGTACCAGGATTACCAGAGACTGGACTGGCTGGGGAATGCCACAGAGTCCAAAAGCAATTACAACGGAAGGTATCTCTTTGGAAAGCTGACATGGCAGATCAATGAGACGAACAGAATCGATTGGTCCTACCAGGAAGATCCGATCGACATCCCGAACGCTTTCTCGAGATACTACTATTCTTACGTATCACCTCAAGCAGATCAAACTCAGATCCAGGGCGGTTACTTCTGGAACCTGAGATGGCATAGCATTTTCTCCAAGAAATTCTCTCTGGAAGCCTTCTATTCCAGGTACAGAGGGAACATAGATTTCGTTCCTCAGACAACGACCAGAAGCGATGGCTCCCCGATGCCCACATTTGTCCATAACGGGCTCTACTACTATGGCGGAAACTTCGAAACCTATATGTCCGATAGGAACAGAGACGATCTGAGAGTCGCCCTTAACTATATCGAGGACACCAATCTCGGCACGCACAACTTCAAGTTCGGAGTTGAATCCGTCCAGCTCGAAAACAAAGTCTTGGATAACTATTACGGGATCGGTACGGGCGTTTCTTACTTCACCTATGGTGCCGCACCTCTGGATGTCGATGCACCAGACTTCGAATTGGGCGATATGGCGCTCGTGCTGACCAATCAGCCTGGGCAACTGGTGACCAAGCCAAAATATTATGCTTTCTACATCCAGGATGATTGGGAGCTGGCGCCCAATATCACGCTGAACCTTGGCTTGAGATTCGATCAGCAAAAACTGGAAAACAATCTTGGTGATACGGTCGTGGACTTCGGCTTTGCAGATCAGATTGCTCCAAGAATCGGATTTTCATGGGATCTCAAAGGCAATAAGATTCATGCATCAGCCTCGCGGTATTACGATCTGATATCCGATTATGTGGCTGCGGATCTGAATGTAGTCGATCCCGTAACTCATACCTGGTATTACTATGTTGGCTATCCTGACTACTGGTATCCGATTTATTATTATACAACAGGAGCCAACCATACCGTCAGCCCCGACCTGAAGCCGACTTACACGGATGAGTTCACCGCAGGATACGACTGGAAGATAACAGATAACCAGGTTCTGAGGACCAATCTCATCTGGGCCTATCAGAAGAGAGGGATTGAAGATCTTGATAACGTGGAATTCGATGTTGATGGCGATGGAGTGGCAGACAATCTCATCAATGATGGGAACTACCATATCGACAATGTTCCAGGAAAGATGAGGGAATACAAGGCGATCATGCTCTCGTATATGAAGACCAAGGGAACCTCGAACTGGGACATCGCAGCCAACTACACCTATTCTAAGACGGAAGGATGGATCTCCAATTCGCAGCTCGATTCCTATGGTGATACCTCTCTATCCGTTCATAACAGGTATGGAAAAATGCCTTATGATCTGACCCATCAGCTCAAACTTGCTGGCAGTCTGTATCTCCCCTGGGATATCAGAGTCGGGGGTATCTTCCAGTATCAGTCAGGTGTTCCATGGACGCCCGTCATCTATGTCAGAAACTTAGGACCTGCTGGTTTGAGAGGGTCGGTCTATTACAATGAGCCGAGAGGGAGCAGAGAGCTGCCGCGGAATTTCACTCTCGATCTTGAGCTGTCCAAGATTTTCAAACTTGGCGCCAAGACGGAAGTTGAGTTCTACCTCGATATTCTCAATGTTCTCGACAAGCAGAAACCGATATCTGTTTACTCAAGGTACAATGCGACCTCGTACAATGCTTACGGCGGAAATCCAACGGAGATCACCTACACGGGCTCTGTCCACTCTTCATTCGGCAGATACACCGTTTATCAGACTCCAAGACAACTCAGGCTTGGAATGCTGCTCAAGTTCTAA